One genomic region from Enterobacter hormaechei ATCC 49162 encodes:
- the add gene encoding adenosine deaminase: MIDTRLPLTDIHRHLDGNIRAQTILDLGRQYNLTLPAETLETLIPHVQVTSNEPDLVSFLSKLDWGVKMLASLDACRRVAFENIEDAARNGLHYVELRFSPGYMAMTHNLPVAGVVEAVIEGVREGCKTFDVQARLIGIMSRTFGEAACLQELEALLAHRDQITAIDLAGDELGFPGSLFLSHFNRARDAGWHITVHAGEAAGPESIWQAIRELGAERIGHGVKAVEDRALMDFLAEQRIGIESCLTSNIQTSTVASLAQHPLKTFLEHGVLASLNTDDPAVQGVDIIHEYNIAAPQAGLSREQIRQAQINGLELAFLTPEEKQALRDKVAIA; the protein is encoded by the coding sequence ATGATTGATACACGCCTGCCTTTAACTGATATTCACCGCCACCTCGACGGTAACATTCGTGCCCAAACCATTCTCGATCTTGGCCGCCAGTACAATTTAACGCTTCCTGCCGAAACGCTTGAAACCCTGATCCCCCATGTCCAGGTCACGTCGAACGAACCGGATCTGGTGAGTTTTCTGAGCAAGCTCGACTGGGGCGTGAAAATGCTGGCCTCGCTCGATGCCTGTCGTCGTGTCGCCTTTGAAAACATCGAAGATGCCGCGCGCAACGGCCTGCACTATGTCGAACTGCGTTTCTCTCCGGGTTATATGGCGATGACCCACAACCTCCCCGTAGCGGGCGTGGTTGAAGCGGTCATTGAAGGCGTACGTGAAGGCTGTAAAACCTTTGACGTTCAGGCGCGTTTAATCGGCATTATGAGCCGTACCTTCGGTGAAGCGGCCTGTCTTCAGGAGCTGGAAGCGTTACTTGCGCATCGCGACCAGATTACCGCCATCGATCTCGCCGGTGACGAGCTGGGCTTCCCAGGCAGCCTGTTCCTGTCTCATTTCAATCGTGCACGTGATGCAGGCTGGCATATTACCGTTCACGCGGGTGAAGCCGCGGGCCCGGAAAGCATCTGGCAGGCCATTCGTGAGCTGGGTGCGGAACGGATTGGACACGGCGTGAAAGCGGTTGAAGATCGCGCGCTGATGGATTTCCTCGCCGAGCAACGTATTGGGATTGAATCCTGTCTGACCTCCAATATTCAGACCAGTACAGTGGCGTCGCTGGCGCAACATCCGCTGAAAACCTTCCTTGAACACGGCGTACTGGCTTCACTGAATACAGACGATCCGGCGGTGCAGGGGGTGGATATTATTCACGAATACAACATCGCCGCACCGCAGGCCGGACTGAGCCGCGAGCAGATCCGCCAGGCGCAAATCAACGGGCTGGAACTCGCCTTCCTGACGCCTGAAGAGAAACAGGCGCTGCGCGACAAGGTTGCAATCGCGTAA
- a CDS encoding oxidoreductase: protein MSENIRVGLIGYGYASKTFHAPLVAGTPGMELAAITSSDETKVRADWPAVPVVTEPKHLFNDPNIDLIVIPTPNDTHFPLAKAALEAGKHVVVDKPFTVTLSQARELDALARSLGRLLSVFHNRRWDSDFLTVKTLINEGTLGEIAFFESHFDRYRPQVRDRWREQAGPGSGIWYDLAPHLLDQAVHLFGLPVSMTVDLAQLRPGAQTTDYFHAILSYPQRRIVLHGTMLAAAESARYIIHGARGSYVKFGLDPQEERLKNGERLPQEDWGYDMRDGVVTRAEGEALVEETVLTLPGNYPAYYAAIRDALNGSGENPVPASQAIQIMELIELGIESAKHRATLCLA, encoded by the coding sequence ATGAGTGAGAACATCCGCGTCGGTCTTATTGGCTACGGGTACGCAAGTAAAACCTTTCATGCACCTCTGGTTGCCGGTACGCCGGGCATGGAACTGGCGGCTATCACAAGCAGCGATGAAACCAAGGTCCGCGCCGACTGGCCTGCCGTGCCGGTAGTCACGGAGCCTAAGCATCTGTTCAACGATCCTAATATTGACCTTATTGTCATTCCTACCCCTAACGACACTCATTTCCCACTGGCGAAAGCGGCACTGGAGGCAGGGAAACATGTGGTTGTCGATAAGCCCTTTACCGTGACGTTGTCACAAGCGCGCGAACTGGACGCGCTGGCGCGAAGTCTGGGTCGGTTATTGTCGGTCTTTCACAACCGACGCTGGGACAGCGATTTCCTGACGGTCAAAACGCTGATAAACGAAGGCACGCTCGGCGAGATTGCCTTTTTTGAGTCGCATTTCGATCGTTATCGTCCGCAGGTGCGAGATCGCTGGCGCGAGCAGGCGGGGCCGGGCAGCGGCATCTGGTATGACCTGGCGCCGCATCTTCTCGATCAGGCCGTCCATCTGTTTGGTCTGCCCGTGAGCATGACGGTCGATTTAGCGCAGCTCAGGCCAGGCGCGCAGACTACCGACTATTTTCACGCCATTTTAAGTTATCCGCAGCGCCGCATTGTGCTGCACGGGACGATGCTTGCGGCTGCGGAATCGGCCCGCTATATCATTCACGGGGCGCGCGGCAGCTATGTGAAGTTCGGTCTGGATCCGCAGGAAGAGCGCCTCAAAAACGGCGAACGCTTGCCGCAGGAGGACTGGGGTTACGACATGCGGGACGGGGTAGTGACGCGTGCGGAGGGGGAGGCGCTGGTTGAGGAAACGGTGTTGACCCTGCCAGGGAACTACCCGGCTTATTACGCCGCCATTCGTGACGCGCTGAACGGTTCCGGTGAAAATCCGGTTCCGGCGAGCCAGGCCATCCAGATTATGGAACTCATTGAGCTGGGCATTGAATCTGCCAAACATCGCGCAACGCTCTGTCTGGCATAA
- the blr gene encoding division septum protein Blr yields the protein MNRIIELAGWIVLGVSVVLLGIASHIDNYQPPEPVTVAQQK from the coding sequence ATTAATCGAATCATCGAATTAGCGGGATGGATTGTCCTTGGAGTTTCGGTCGTGTTGCTCGGCATTGCCAGCCATATCGATAATTACCAGCCGCCGGAGCCTGTTACTGTCGCACAACAAAAGTAA
- the ydgT gene encoding transcription modulator YdgT: protein MTVQDYLLKFRKINSLESLEKLFDHLNYTLSDNQDIINMYRAADHRRAELVSGGRLFNVGEVPKSVWRYVV, encoded by the coding sequence ATGACAGTTCAGGACTATTTATTAAAATTTCGCAAGATCAATTCCCTTGAAAGCCTGGAAAAACTGTTTGACCATCTGAACTACACGCTGTCGGATAATCAGGACATCATCAATATGTACCGCGCAGCTGACCATCGTCGCGCCGAACTGGTCTCTGGCGGTCGTCTGTTCAACGTAGGGGAAGTGCCGAAATCTGTCTGGCGTTACGTTGTATAA
- a CDS encoding DUF2569 domain-containing protein, translating to MTALPGERIGGWLIAPLAWLLVALLSASLALLLYTTALVTPHAIQTLMSQSALNIATWFVSFVFAIAMWYYTLWLTIAFFKRRKSVPKHYIIWLLVSVLLAVKAFAFSPVSDALAVRQLLFPLLATALLVPYFKRSTRVKKTFVNP from the coding sequence ATGACCGCATTGCCTGGAGAGAGAATTGGGGGCTGGTTAATCGCCCCGCTGGCATGGTTGCTGGTGGCATTATTAAGCGCTTCACTGGCGCTGCTGCTTTACACCACCGCCCTGGTTACGCCTCATGCTATCCAGACACTCATGTCCCAGAGTGCGCTCAATATTGCGACGTGGTTTGTGTCGTTCGTTTTCGCCATCGCGATGTGGTACTACACGCTGTGGCTGACTATCGCCTTCTTCAAACGCCGCAAAAGCGTGCCGAAACACTACATTATCTGGCTACTGGTCTCCGTGCTGCTGGCCGTCAAAGCGTTTGCTTTTTCGCCAGTTTCTGACGCACTGGCGGTTCGCCAGTTACTGTTTCCGCTACTGGCGACGGCGCTTCTGGTGCCCTACTTCAAGCGTTCGACGCGGGTAAAGAAGACCTTCGTTAACCCGTAA
- the rsxA gene encoding electron transport complex subunit RsxA, with protein sequence MTDYLLLFVGTVLVNNFVLVKFLGLCPFMGVSKKLETAMGMGLATTFVMTMASICAWLIDTWILIPLDMLYLRTLSFILVIAVVVQFTEMVVRKTSPALYRLLGIFLPLITTNCAVLGVALLNINLGHNFLQSALYGFSAAVGFSFVMVLFASIRERLAAADIPAPFRGNAIALVTAGLMSLAFMGFSGLVKL encoded by the coding sequence ATGACCGATTACTTACTGCTCTTTGTCGGAACTGTGCTGGTGAATAACTTCGTACTGGTGAAGTTCCTTGGCCTGTGCCCGTTTATGGGTGTCTCCAAAAAACTGGAGACGGCAATGGGCATGGGGCTGGCGACCACCTTCGTGATGACGATGGCCTCCATTTGCGCATGGCTGATTGATACCTGGATCCTGATCCCACTGGACATGCTCTACCTGCGCACCTTGTCCTTTATTCTGGTCATTGCGGTTGTGGTGCAATTTACCGAGATGGTCGTGCGTAAGACCAGCCCTGCCCTGTATCGCCTGCTGGGCATTTTCCTGCCTCTCATCACCACCAACTGTGCGGTGCTGGGCGTGGCGCTGCTCAATATCAACCTTGGGCATAATTTCCTGCAATCGGCGCTGTACGGTTTTTCCGCAGCAGTTGGGTTCTCTTTTGTTATGGTCCTGTTCGCGTCGATTCGCGAGCGTCTTGCGGCGGCGGATATCCCTGCGCCGTTTCGCGGTAACGCCATCGCCCTGGTGACCGCCGGTTTAATGTCTCTGGCCTTTATGGGCTTTAGTGGTCTGGTGAAGTTGTAA
- the rsxB gene encoding electron transport complex subunit RsxB, which produces MSAIWIAVASISVLGLVFGIILGYASRRFAVEDDPVVEKIDELLPQSQCGQCGYPGCRPYAEAVGVQEEKINRCAPGGEAVMLKIAALLNVDPQPVDGDEQAQEPVRALAVIDEANCIGCTKCIQACPVDAIVGATRAMHTVVADLCTGCNLCVAPCPTQCIELRPVETTTENWKWDLQTIPVRNIPVEQHA; this is translated from the coding sequence ATGAGTGCTATCTGGATTGCCGTCGCGTCCATCAGCGTGCTGGGACTCGTCTTTGGCATCATTCTGGGTTATGCCTCCCGCCGTTTTGCGGTGGAGGACGATCCGGTTGTTGAAAAAATTGATGAACTTTTACCGCAGAGCCAGTGTGGGCAGTGCGGCTACCCTGGTTGCCGCCCTTACGCTGAGGCGGTGGGCGTGCAGGAAGAAAAGATCAACCGCTGCGCGCCGGGCGGCGAAGCGGTCATGCTCAAAATAGCTGCCCTGCTTAACGTCGATCCGCAGCCTGTCGACGGCGATGAACAGGCCCAGGAGCCGGTTCGTGCCCTTGCGGTTATCGACGAGGCCAACTGCATTGGCTGCACCAAATGTATTCAGGCGTGTCCTGTTGACGCCATTGTGGGCGCAACACGCGCGATGCACACCGTTGTGGCGGATCTGTGCACCGGCTGTAATCTCTGCGTGGCACCCTGCCCGACGCAGTGTATAGAACTACGCCCGGTTGAAACGACTACCGAAAACTGGAAGTGGGACCTTCAGACCATTCCGGTTCGCAATATTCCTGTGGAACAACATGCTTAA
- the rsxC gene encoding electron transport complex subunit RsxC, which produces MLKLFSAFRKEKIWDFDGGIHPPEMKSQSNGTPLRQIPLATRYVMPLKQHIGAEGELCVKEGDSVLRGQPLTFGRGRMLPIHAPTSGKVVAVAPHTVAHPSALSELSVIIEADGEDRWIDRDGWSDYRSRGREALIERIHQFGVAGLGGAGFPTGAKLHGGGDKIETLIINAAECEPYITADDRLMQDCAAQIVEGIRILAHILQPREVLIGIEDNKPQAISMLRAVLADSHDIALRVIPTKYPSGGAKQLTQILTGKQVPHGGRSSDIGVLMQNVGTAYAVKRAVIDGEPLTERVVTLTGESVSRPGNVWARLGTPVRHLLEQAGFCPGSDQMVIMGGPLMGFTLPWLDVPVVKITNCLLAPSPTEMGETQEEKNCIRCSACADACPADLLPQQLYWYSKGQLHDKAQAHNLADCIECGACAWVCPSNIPLVQYFRQEKAEIYAISMEEKRAAEAKARFEARQARLEREKQARQERHKQAAVQPAAKDQDAINAALARVREKKATASQTVVIAAGEKPDNREAIAAREARKAEARARQAEKAQNAKPEADIDPRKAAVEAAIARAKARKAAEQTVVVEQNATDPRKAAVEAAIARAKARKAAQLQPAEESEAPVDPRKAAVEAAIARAKARKAAQQDELPAAAHDDPRKAAVAAAIARVQAKKAAQQAVNED; this is translated from the coding sequence ATGCTTAAGTTATTTTCTGCTTTCAGAAAAGAGAAGATCTGGGATTTCGATGGCGGCATTCATCCGCCTGAAATGAAATCACAGTCTAACGGCACGCCGCTGCGCCAGATCCCGCTGGCAACCCGTTACGTTATGCCGCTGAAACAGCATATCGGCGCGGAAGGCGAACTGTGCGTGAAAGAAGGCGATAGCGTTCTTCGCGGCCAGCCGCTGACCTTTGGTCGCGGACGGATGTTGCCGATACATGCCCCGACGTCCGGCAAGGTGGTGGCTGTAGCTCCCCATACCGTTGCCCATCCGTCAGCACTGTCTGAGCTGAGCGTGATCATTGAAGCCGATGGTGAAGACCGTTGGATCGATCGTGACGGCTGGAGCGACTACCGTTCCCGCGGCCGTGAAGCGCTGATTGAACGCATTCATCAGTTCGGCGTGGCGGGTCTGGGGGGCGCTGGCTTCCCGACCGGCGCCAAGCTTCACGGCGGTGGTGATAAAATCGAAACGCTGATTATCAACGCCGCCGAGTGCGAACCGTACATCACCGCCGATGACCGTCTGATGCAGGACTGTGCCGCGCAGATAGTGGAAGGTATTCGCATCCTTGCGCATATTCTGCAACCCCGTGAAGTGCTGATCGGTATTGAGGACAATAAGCCGCAGGCCATTTCGATGCTGCGTGCGGTACTGGCGGACAGCCATGATATCGCCCTGCGCGTGATCCCGACCAAATACCCGTCCGGCGGGGCAAAGCAGCTGACGCAGATCCTGACCGGAAAACAGGTCCCCCATGGGGGCCGTTCGTCCGACATCGGCGTATTGATGCAAAACGTGGGCACCGCCTACGCGGTGAAACGTGCGGTGATTGACGGCGAGCCATTGACCGAACGCGTCGTCACCCTGACCGGCGAGTCCGTCTCCCGTCCCGGCAACGTCTGGGCGCGTCTGGGTACGCCGGTGCGTCATCTGCTGGAACAGGCTGGCTTCTGCCCGGGTAGCGATCAGATGGTCATTATGGGCGGCCCGCTGATGGGCTTTACCCTGCCTTGGCTGGATGTGCCGGTGGTGAAAATAACCAACTGCCTGCTCGCGCCTTCCCCAACGGAGATGGGCGAAACGCAGGAAGAGAAGAACTGTATTCGCTGTAGCGCCTGTGCGGACGCCTGCCCGGCAGATTTGCTGCCGCAGCAGTTGTACTGGTACAGCAAAGGCCAGTTGCACGATAAAGCCCAGGCGCATAACCTGGCTGACTGTATTGAATGCGGTGCCTGCGCCTGGGTCTGCCCAAGCAATATTCCGCTGGTGCAGTATTTCCGTCAGGAGAAAGCTGAAATCTACGCGATCTCCATGGAAGAGAAACGTGCCGCTGAAGCGAAGGCCCGCTTTGAAGCGCGACAGGCGCGACTGGAGCGCGAAAAACAAGCCCGTCAGGAACGTCATAAGCAGGCTGCCGTGCAGCCTGCGGCGAAAGATCAGGATGCTATTAACGCAGCCCTGGCCCGCGTGCGCGAGAAGAAAGCCACCGCCTCCCAGACCGTTGTGATTGCGGCGGGAGAAAAACCCGACAACCGCGAAGCGATTGCGGCCCGCGAAGCGCGTAAAGCCGAAGCACGTGCGCGTCAGGCGGAGAAAGCGCAAAACGCCAAACCGGAAGCCGACATCGACCCGCGTAAAGCAGCAGTGGAAGCGGCTATCGCCCGGGCAAAAGCCCGCAAAGCCGCTGAGCAGACGGTGGTGGTTGAACAGAACGCGACGGATCCTCGCAAGGCCGCCGTTGAAGCCGCTATCGCCCGTGCAAAAGCGCGTAAAGCGGCACAGCTTCAGCCTGCCGAAGAGAGTGAAGCGCCTGTCGACCCGCGTAAAGCCGCCGTTGAAGCGGCCATCGCCCGTGCCAAAGCACGAAAAGCGGCGCAGCAGGACGAGCTGCCTGCGGCCGCTCACGACGATCCACGCAAAGCCGCAGTCGCCGCCGCGATTGCGCGCGTTCAGGCAAAGAAAGCCGCGCAGCAAGCCGTTAACGAGGATTAA
- the rsxD gene encoding electron transport complex subunit RsxD — protein MVFRIASSPYTHNQRQTSRIMMLVCLAALPGIAVQCWFFGWGTLFQLVLGCASAVTAEAAILKLRKMEVTRILSDNSALLTGLLLAISIPPFAPWWMVVLGTVFAVIIAKQLYGGLGHNPFNPAMIGYVVLLISFPVQMTSWLPPHEIAATVPGFMDALHVIFTGHTALGADMNALRMGVDGISQATPLDTFKTALRAGHSVEQVMKSSIYHGVLAGAGWQWVNLAYLLGGAFLLQQKAIRWHIPVSFLVTLAVCSTLGWVISPESLASPQLHLLSGATMLGAFFILTDPVTASTTNRGRLIFGALAGLLVWLIRSFGGYPDGVAFAVLLANITVPLIDYYTRPRVYGHR, from the coding sequence ATGGTTTTCAGAATTGCAAGTTCCCCCTACACCCACAACCAGCGTCAGACGTCGCGCATTATGATGCTGGTATGCCTGGCCGCGCTGCCGGGCATTGCCGTTCAGTGTTGGTTCTTCGGCTGGGGCACGCTTTTCCAGTTGGTTCTTGGCTGTGCCAGCGCCGTTACGGCGGAAGCAGCGATCCTGAAGCTGCGCAAAATGGAAGTGACTCGCATCCTGAGCGATAACTCCGCGCTGTTGACCGGTCTGTTGCTGGCCATCAGCATCCCTCCGTTCGCCCCGTGGTGGATGGTGGTGCTGGGGACAGTCTTTGCGGTGATCATCGCCAAACAGCTGTACGGCGGGCTGGGACATAACCCGTTTAACCCGGCGATGATTGGCTATGTGGTGCTGCTAATCTCCTTCCCGGTACAGATGACCAGCTGGCTGCCGCCGCATGAGATCGCCGCTACGGTGCCCGGCTTTATGGATGCCCTGCACGTTATCTTTACCGGCCACACTGCGCTGGGCGCGGATATGAACGCGCTTCGCATGGGTGTGGATGGCATCAGCCAGGCGACCCCGCTTGATACCTTCAAAACCGCCCTGCGTGCCGGACACAGCGTTGAGCAGGTGATGAAATCGTCCATTTACCACGGCGTTCTGGCGGGTGCTGGCTGGCAGTGGGTCAATCTGGCCTACCTTCTGGGCGGCGCGTTCCTGCTGCAACAGAAGGCGATCCGCTGGCATATTCCGGTGAGCTTCCTGGTCACGCTGGCCGTCTGCTCGACGCTCGGCTGGGTTATCTCACCTGAGTCACTGGCCAGCCCGCAGCTCCATCTGCTCTCCGGCGCAACCATGCTCGGGGCATTCTTTATTCTGACCGATCCGGTCACGGCCTCTACCACCAACCGTGGCCGTCTGATTTTCGGCGCGCTGGCGGGCCTGCTGGTCTGGCTTATTCGCAGCTTTGGCGGTTATCCGGACGGCGTGGCGTTTGCCGTGCTGTTGGCTAACATCACCGTTCCGCTCATCGACTACTACACGCGTCCGCGCGTCTACGGTCATCGCTAA
- the rsxG gene encoding electron transport complex subunit RsxG, with amino-acid sequence MLKTMQKHGVTLAIFAAALTGLTALVNELTKTTIEEQAIKQQKALFDQVIPSDFYDNDLQQSCFVVQAPQLGKGPHRVYIARKGDNPVGVIMEATAPDGYSGAIQLLVGSDFSGTVLGTRVTEHHETPGLGDKIETRLSDWILHFAGKMIHGEDDPAFAVKKDGGEFDQFTGATITPRAVVNAVKRAGLYAETLPAQINHLSTCEE; translated from the coding sequence ATGCTTAAGACAATGCAAAAACACGGCGTCACGCTGGCGATCTTCGCCGCCGCCCTCACCGGGCTGACCGCGCTGGTAAATGAACTGACGAAAACCACCATTGAAGAGCAGGCAATTAAGCAGCAAAAAGCGCTGTTCGATCAGGTGATCCCCTCAGACTTCTACGATAATGACCTGCAACAAAGCTGCTTTGTCGTGCAGGCCCCGCAGCTCGGTAAAGGCCCCCATCGCGTTTATATTGCCCGTAAGGGCGATAACCCGGTAGGCGTCATTATGGAAGCCACCGCGCCGGACGGTTACTCTGGCGCCATTCAGCTGCTCGTGGGCAGCGATTTTTCCGGCACCGTCCTGGGCACGCGCGTGACGGAGCATCACGAAACGCCAGGTCTTGGCGACAAAATTGAAACGCGCTTAAGCGACTGGATTTTACACTTTGCCGGTAAAATGATTCATGGCGAGGACGATCCTGCTTTCGCGGTAAAAAAAGATGGCGGCGAATTTGACCAGTTCACTGGCGCCACCATTACGCCCCGCGCGGTGGTTAACGCCGTCAAACGCGCCGGGCTGTATGCCGAAACGCTGCCCGCGCAGATCAATCATCTTTCCACCTGTGAGGAGTGA
- a CDS encoding electron transport complex subunit E, translated as MSQVKEVIVQGLWKNNSALVQLLGLCPLLAVTSTATNALGLGLATTLVLTLTNFSISVLRRWTPSEIRIPIYVMIIASVVSVVQMLINAYAFGLYQSLGIFIPLIVTNCIVVGRAEAFAVKNNPAISALDGFSIGMGATAAMFVLGSLREILGNGTLFDGADALLGGWAKSLRIEVFHTDTPFLLAMLPPGAFIGLGMMLALKYLIDEKRKRRAAERSVQEGIPEKAA; from the coding sequence ATGAGCCAGGTTAAAGAGGTTATCGTCCAGGGTCTCTGGAAGAACAACTCGGCACTGGTACAGCTGTTGGGGCTGTGTCCGCTGCTGGCGGTGACATCTACCGCCACCAACGCGCTCGGGCTGGGGCTGGCGACCACGCTGGTGCTGACCCTGACCAACTTCTCCATTTCTGTTTTGCGCCGCTGGACGCCGTCAGAAATCCGTATTCCGATTTATGTCATGATCATTGCGTCGGTGGTCAGCGTCGTGCAAATGCTGATTAACGCTTACGCATTTGGTCTGTACCAGTCGCTCGGGATCTTCATTCCGCTTATCGTCACAAACTGTATTGTCGTGGGCCGCGCTGAAGCCTTCGCGGTGAAAAACAACCCGGCCATATCCGCACTGGATGGATTTTCGATTGGCATGGGCGCCACTGCCGCCATGTTTGTCCTCGGCTCTCTGCGTGAAATTCTGGGCAACGGTACGCTCTTCGACGGTGCGGATGCGCTGCTTGGCGGCTGGGCGAAGTCGCTGCGTATTGAAGTGTTCCATACGGACACCCCGTTCCTGCTGGCAATGCTACCGCCAGGCGCCTTCATTGGCCTGGGAATGATGCTGGCGTTAAAATACCTGATTGATGAAAAACGTAAACGCCGCGCCGCTGAACGCAGCGTACAGGAAGGGATCCCCGAGAAAGCAGCATGA
- the nth gene encoding endonuclease III, which produces MNKEKRIAILTRLRDQNPHPTTELNFTSPFELLIAVLLSAQATDVSVNKATALLYPVANTPQAMLELGVEGVKSYIKTIGLFNSKAENVIKTCRILLEQHGGEVPEDRAALEALPGVGRKTANVVLNTAFGWPTIAVDTHIFRVSNRTRFAPGKNVEEVEEKLLKVVPAEFKVDCHHWLILHGRYTCIARKPRCGSCIIEDLCEYKEKVYP; this is translated from the coding sequence ATGAATAAAGAGAAACGTATTGCGATCCTGACGCGCCTGCGCGATCAGAATCCGCATCCCACGACAGAGCTGAATTTTACCTCGCCGTTTGAACTGTTGATCGCGGTACTGCTCTCTGCGCAGGCCACTGACGTAAGCGTCAACAAAGCCACGGCCCTGCTCTACCCTGTCGCCAATACGCCGCAAGCCATGCTGGAGCTGGGCGTTGAAGGGGTGAAATCCTATATCAAGACCATCGGCCTGTTTAACAGTAAGGCCGAAAACGTCATTAAGACCTGCCGGATCCTGCTGGAGCAGCACGGCGGCGAAGTCCCGGAAGACCGCGCTGCGCTGGAAGCCTTGCCGGGCGTCGGGCGTAAAACGGCAAATGTGGTGCTGAACACGGCGTTTGGCTGGCCGACGATCGCCGTGGACACCCATATCTTCCGCGTCTCTAACCGCACCCGGTTCGCGCCGGGTAAGAACGTGGAAGAGGTCGAAGAGAAGCTGTTGAAAGTGGTTCCTGCGGAATTTAAGGTGGACTGCCACCACTGGCTGATCCTTCACGGGCGCTATACCTGTATTGCGCGTAAACCACGCTGCGGCTCCTGCATCATCGAAGATCTTTGTGAATACAAAGAAAAGGTCTATCCCTGA